The genomic DNA CACAGACTGGCGTGACCATCGAAACCGCCTGATATGTTGAACAGAACGGGAGACTCCTTCTTTCAAAATTTATCAGTGCATTTACCCAGTTTTTCCGGGAACATTCAGGGAGCTGGCTTGAGATCACTGAATATAAAGAGGCCGGGTCGAATCAGTTACTCCAGGCATTCCTGCAACGGATTGTCAATGGTGGCGGGCAGATAACACGGGAATATGGTCTTGGAATGGGTAGGACTGATCTCTTCATTCTCTGGCTTCTTTCTAATGGAACAAACCAGCGGTTTGTTATCGAATGTAAGATTCAGAGGGGAACACGAGAAAAAACGATAGAGGCAGGAGTAACTCAGGTAACCAGATATACAGACACCTGCAGAGCAGAAGGGGTCTATCTTGTAATTTTTGACCCTTCGGATAAACCATGGGATGATAAGATATTCACGGAAATAAGATCGAAAGACCCGTATCAGGTTGAAATTTTTGGTATGTGAAACGAGTACTCATCAATATTTCTCGTTTCAGGATCAAAAACAATCCCAATTTCTATTAATTGTCTTTTATCAGAACGGTATTTCTCAGAATATCCCCGGTTCTGTATTTGCTCGAGAGGACTTAAGTCTCCGGTTTTGTCGATCCCTTTCACCTTAAATTCAAAGATCCAGGTATATGATGCAGTTTTAACCGTCAGATCAATGCGACCCTTGTTTGTGGTATCTTCCGGGATTATCTCATATCCAAGACTTGCAAGGTATGAATAGACCAGACTTGCCCAGTACCCTTCAAATTGTGCAAGAGGATTTTTTCTAAACCTGTCATGAGGAATCGAAGCCAAAAAAGATTTTAATTGGCGATGAAACCCATCAACATTCCCAGAACCAAGAAGTTTTCGGATATCAGGAAATGATAGGGGTGTAGCATCCTTTCTGAGAAGATTGAGAATGCTTTTATTAAATGATTCTTTCACTTCCCTATTCGGGAAACCAAGGGTATACCATGTTCCTTCCTCCGGATTACTGGTCCAGGATTTGATCGTAAGATACCCTGCCTGAAAGAGAAGGGTTTCAAGCCGGATCTGGTCAGGATCAAAAGACCCAAGCAGATCATCCCCGGCTATGAGCCCTTCATATTCTGCCGGGATTCTTGGCTGTGATTGCCAGAGTTTTAAAAAAAAAGATGGCGTTCCGGTTTCAAACCAATATGGCTTGAAAAGATCTGAATCAAAATAGAGCAGAATATCAAAGGGATTATATACAGACTCACCAGTCCAGGAATACCCGTTATACCATTCACGGACGAGTTTTGGATCACATATTGCAAACCATGACGAGAAATCATCCCTGATATTTTCTTCTGTATACCCACAGAGTGAAGAATACCTTCGGTCAAGCGTGATGTCTTTCAAATTATTTAGTCCGGAAAAAATCCCGGTTTTAACGAATTTAGATACTCCGGTGAGAAAGACAAATCGAATATGAGAATCCAGAGGTTTGATTACCGCATAAAAATCACGCAGGACGTCACGCATCTCAGCCGCCCGGGATGGATCCTCAAGAACATCGAGAATTGGTTTGTCATACTCATCCACCAGGATTACTACCTGTTCTCCGGTTTTTTCGTGAATTTCCCGGATGATGGCAGAGAATCGCCCACCTATGGTTGTTTCAAAAGGCTCAAAATCCCATTCCCTTGCCCAGGCAGAGAGAATCTCATGGATCCGGGTTTTTAACTCCTCTCCAGTTCGGGGAGAAGATAATGACCAGTCAATTTTCAGAACCGGGTTTTTTCTGCTCCAGTCCCAGGCAGCATCCGGCGTATCCAGATATAACCCCGAGAACAAACACCGTTCTCCGGAAAAAGCACAATGAAATGTATCTATCAATAGACTTTTTCCAAACCGACGGGGACGGGAGAGGAAATAATATTTACCTGATCTGACAAGTGAAGATATAAAAGAGGTTTTATCAACATACACATACCCACCGGTCCTGATTTCAACAAAAGATTGGATACCGATGGGTAATTTCAGGTCAGTCATTCATCCATTATTATACCCGGTTTGATGTAAATAAGTTATTCATCACACCACAGAAAGAAAATATGAGTAAACAATCGATTTAATTAAATCAGATAATGACAGGAGATTATGTACTTCCAGCTTGAATTGAGCTGTGATTTTTCCGAAACTGGCAATAACCGGGGAAGTCTATGGGCACATATTCAAAAATTAAAGGATTATCTGACGTTGATATTTCAGGAAAGACAGTTCTGCTCAGGGTTGATTTTAATTCACCAATCGATCCCCAGGCCGGAGTTATCCTTGATGATAAGCGCTTTCGTGAAATTCTGTATACGATAAAAGCATTGGACAAGGCAAAAACCGTCATCATCACTCATCAGAGCAGACCTGGAAAAAAGGATTTTACTTCTCTTGTCTCCCATGCTCACCGACTTTCAGAACTCCTGGGAAAAGAGGTCAGATTTGTTGATGATATCTTTGGAACATGTGCCCGGGATGCTGTCCGCAATGCAAAAGTTGGCGATGTTATCATGCTGGAAAATGTCCGGTTCAATGCAGAAGAGAACCTGAAACTATCCGGTGAGGAGTCAGCAAAGACCGTTCTTGTGAAAAACCTTGCACGAATGGGCGATCTCTTCATCAATGATGCATTTGGTACTGCACACCGGTCCCAGCCAACCATTGTCGGCCTTCCGGAAGTGCTCCCTGCCATAGCCGGACTCCTTATGGAACGGGAAGTTGAAAACCTCTCACGAGTTTTCAGTGGTGCTCCCCGGCCGGTGACATTCATCCTTGGCGGAACAAAGGTTGATGATTCAATCGATGTTGCCAGACATGTACTCACGAACGGCATCGCTGATAACGTCCTTGCGGTCGGTGTGGTTGCTAACATTTTCCTTGCCGCCAAAGGGTACAGCATCGGAAAACCTTCGATGGACCTGATTGAACAACTCGGATACATTGGACAGATCGAAATCGCGAAAGATATCCTTTCCAGGTTCGGTGAAAAGATCGTCGTTCCTGAACATGTCGCGATAAAAAAAGAGGGTGCCAGGGTTGAGATGCATGTCCGTGATATCCCATCAGACTGCCCTATTCTGGATCTTGGATCTGAAGGGCTCATACCCTGCCTTGATGTTATTAAAAGATCCCGCACCGTTGTATTAAATGGTCCGGCCGGTCTTTTTGAAGAGTCTGATTACTCATTCGGAACATATGAAATAATTAAAGCTGCAGCAGAAGCTGAGTTTTCCGTCGTCGGGGGAGGACATACTGCCGCTGTCATTGAAAAGATGGGATATGATAGAAAGTTCACCCACATCTCAACCGGTGGCGGTGCATGCATAGAATTTTTAACCGGCAAGAAACTACCAGCTATAGCTGCCCTGGAAAAAAGTGCTGAACGGTTTACATAGGCCGATATAAAAAAGGCAACCTTAATTTTTCTGCGACTGACCTCATAAGAAGATTTCTGAATATATGAATGATACAACCATTACCCTTGATCACATTGCACTACAGGTAACAAACCTGGAGCGAAGTATCCGCTTTTACCAGGATATCCTGCACATGCAGGTCTATGGTCCGGTCCATCTTGGAGCGCTCTCCACAGGCGGGAGGATTTTAGGAAAAGTCGCCGGCGGTCATGGTCTTTTAAAAGGGATCCTTGGCAGCATCTCATCACGGGCTCTTCGTGATCAGTATACCGATGTGGCTCTTCTTTCATCTTCTGGGAGATCATATGATATTCTGCTTGTCCAGGAACGATACCCG from Methanospirillum hungatei JF-1 includes the following:
- a CDS encoding ATP-binding protein, with product MTDLKLPIGIQSFVEIRTGGYVYVDKTSFISSLVRSGKYYFLSRPRRFGKSLLIDTFHCAFSGERCLFSGLYLDTPDAAWDWSRKNPVLKIDWSLSSPRTGEELKTRIHEILSAWAREWDFEPFETTIGGRFSAIIREIHEKTGEQVVILVDEYDKPILDVLEDPSRAAEMRDVLRDFYAVIKPLDSHIRFVFLTGVSKFVKTGIFSGLNNLKDITLDRRYSSLCGYTEENIRDDFSSWFAICDPKLVREWYNGYSWTGESVYNPFDILLYFDSDLFKPYWFETGTPSFFLKLWQSQPRIPAEYEGLIAGDDLLGSFDPDQIRLETLLFQAGYLTIKSWTSNPEEGTWYTLGFPNREVKESFNKSILNLLRKDATPLSFPDIRKLLGSGNVDGFHRQLKSFLASIPHDRFRKNPLAQFEGYWASLVYSYLASLGYEIIPEDTTNKGRIDLTVKTASYTWIFEFKVKGIDKTGDLSPLEQIQNRGYSEKYRSDKRQLIEIGIVFDPETRNIDEYSFHIPKIST
- a CDS encoding phosphoglycerate kinase, giving the protein MGTYSKIKGLSDVDISGKTVLLRVDFNSPIDPQAGVILDDKRFREILYTIKALDKAKTVIITHQSRPGKKDFTSLVSHAHRLSELLGKEVRFVDDIFGTCARDAVRNAKVGDVIMLENVRFNAEENLKLSGEESAKTVLVKNLARMGDLFINDAFGTAHRSQPTIVGLPEVLPAIAGLLMEREVENLSRVFSGAPRPVTFILGGTKVDDSIDVARHVLTNGIADNVLAVGVVANIFLAAKGYSIGKPSMDLIEQLGYIGQIEIAKDILSRFGEKIVVPEHVAIKKEGARVEMHVRDIPSDCPILDLGSEGLIPCLDVIKRSRTVVLNGPAGLFEESDYSFGTYEIIKAAAEAEFSVVGGGHTAAVIEKMGYDRKFTHISTGGGACIEFLTGKKLPAIAALEKSAERFT